A DNA window from Lujinxingia litoralis contains the following coding sequences:
- a CDS encoding polyhydroxyalkanoic acid system family protein, with protein MSDISIKRPHGMNTEEAKAKVHGIVADIEGEFPSLVNNISWNDDKSHAKVKGKGFTGQFQVTDSDVMIDIDLSLFARPFKGKVEERIVSRMSEYFG; from the coding sequence ATGTCGGATATCTCCATCAAACGTCCCCACGGTATGAACACGGAAGAAGCCAAGGCCAAGGTGCATGGCATCGTCGCCGATATTGAGGGTGAGTTCCCCTCGCTGGTCAATAACATCAGCTGGAACGACGATAAGTCTCATGCCAAGGTAAAGGGCAAGGGCTTCACCGGTCAGTTTCAGGTGACGGACTCCGATGTGATGATCGACATCGACTTAAGCCTCTTTGCCCGCCCCTTTAAGGGCAAGGTCGAAGAGCGCATCGTCTCGCGCATGAGCGAGTACTTCGGGTAA
- a CDS encoding AMIN domain-containing protein has protein sequence MRAPRTLMLVALVAMVGVSIDAEAQTVRRFDDAGDGSQSQIYIPGMPVPQPAAAPAAGDAASSQPGGDAEASDEGSYQISLYGTRGRRARASELAARPADELYRGVIPGTRDEMAHLADARRAGAQTGSPNQLTWIGFLPEASRTRVFFQSPRPMRYQVQRGAGEQPQVVLTFENAEIPTRNFSRFIDASFFKRAVTRIDARELSGGGVEVTIDLREEVNPQVSTDGEYLYLDFPHQTSRSTQARAN, from the coding sequence ATGAGAGCTCCCAGGACATTGATGCTCGTCGCGCTTGTCGCGATGGTCGGTGTTTCAATTGACGCCGAAGCCCAGACGGTTCGTCGCTTTGATGATGCTGGCGACGGCAGTCAGTCGCAGATTTACATCCCGGGGATGCCCGTACCTCAGCCAGCCGCGGCGCCGGCGGCAGGCGACGCGGCCAGTTCTCAGCCTGGTGGCGATGCCGAAGCCTCAGATGAGGGCTCCTATCAGATTTCGCTCTACGGCACGCGGGGCCGACGCGCCCGGGCCTCGGAGCTCGCCGCTCGGCCCGCCGACGAACTCTACCGCGGTGTCATTCCGGGGACTCGTGATGAGATGGCTCACCTGGCCGACGCCCGTCGGGCCGGCGCCCAGACGGGAAGCCCGAATCAGCTGACCTGGATTGGCTTTTTGCCCGAAGCATCGCGTACGCGGGTCTTCTTTCAGAGCCCGCGACCGATGCGCTATCAGGTTCAACGCGGGGCTGGCGAGCAACCGCAGGTGGTGCTCACCTTTGAAAACGCCGAGATCCCCACGCGTAACTTCAGCCGCTTTATCGACGCGAGCTTCTTTAAGCGTGCGGTGACCCGCATCGACGCCCGGGAACTCAGCGGTGGCGGGGTTGAGGTCACCATCGACCTGCGCGAAGAGGTGAACCCGCAGGTCAGCACCGATGGGGAGTACCTCTACCTGGACTTCCCGCACCAGACTTCCCGAAGCACTCAGGCCCGCGCCAACTGA
- a CDS encoding tetratricopeptide repeat protein, whose translation MGNPDESDDRASRLGRIQTIVHEDYARIQSTDDPYIVLNLPPDTDLEQVRGRYERYERFYRAENFQRLGDMDLTRKALDIRRAIGRALVEIQSEGKKALNTFAPPPEPRRTERPGVNPDAAAMGDIYFRDGLTYLRLGDFNAARDVLTRAVTYDPSRGIILANLAYTHFKLNPTSREVVDETGRLLTQSMTMEPDNPEVFVICARFAINTQNAAMARRSIEQIEHLRPDHPGLGRLKARAKL comes from the coding sequence ATGGGTAATCCCGACGAAAGCGACGACCGTGCAAGCCGCCTGGGCCGCATCCAGACGATTGTGCACGAGGATTACGCGCGCATTCAGAGCACCGACGACCCCTACATCGTGCTCAACCTGCCGCCGGATACGGATCTAGAGCAGGTTCGGGGCCGGTACGAACGCTACGAGCGCTTCTACCGTGCCGAAAACTTCCAACGCCTGGGCGACATGGATCTGACCCGCAAGGCGCTGGATATTCGGCGAGCGATCGGCAGGGCGTTGGTTGAGATTCAGTCCGAGGGGAAGAAGGCGTTAAACACCTTCGCGCCGCCTCCAGAGCCGCGGCGCACGGAGCGTCCCGGGGTCAATCCGGATGCCGCGGCCATGGGCGATATCTACTTTCGCGACGGTCTGACCTACCTGCGCCTGGGCGACTTTAACGCGGCCCGCGACGTGCTGACCCGGGCGGTGACCTACGACCCTTCTCGCGGCATCATTCTTGCGAACCTTGCGTACACGCACTTCAAGCTCAATCCGACCAGCCGGGAGGTGGTCGATGAAACCGGGCGACTCCTGACTCAGTCGATGACCATGGAGCCGGATAACCCGGAGGTCTTTGTGATCTGCGCGCGTTTTGCCATCAACACCCAGAATGCGGCGATGGCGCGTCGCTCCATTGAGCAGATCGAGCACCTTCGGCCCGACCATCCGGGCCTGGGACGTCTCAAAGCGCGCGCGAAGCTCTGA
- the queA gene encoding tRNA preQ1(34) S-adenosylmethionine ribosyltransferase-isomerase QueA: protein MSEDAKITDQGDDIWTHQTDTIDLNSVHAYDYALPPELIAATPAPRREEARLLVSRRGEKDIEHTRFKHLTEHLRAGDLLIFNDTRVVPARLEAFKDTGGRVELFVLDVEEPSEQERWTRPATGLLRLRCMTRSSKALRPGMVLTVTRGSDTWPVTLSEAGGGRALVELSWEANALAFLERFGRIPLPPYIEQRRREADDAIEVDDAVRYQTVLASEPGAVAAPTAGLHFSEELLARLEAMGVGRATLTLTVGAGTFKPVTSERLEDHPMHAEAYRIPEGLRERIAACKAAGGRVIAVGTTSARALEAEARRETPLSPGWRETSIFIRPGDSFQMCDGLITNFHLPRSTLLALVATFVGYPTLRRIYSQAVARGYRFYSYGDSSLLL from the coding sequence ATGAGCGAAGACGCGAAAATCACGGACCAGGGCGACGACATCTGGACCCACCAGACCGACACGATCGACTTAAACTCGGTCCATGCCTACGATTACGCCCTCCCCCCTGAGCTTATCGCCGCGACACCGGCACCTCGGCGCGAAGAGGCGCGACTGCTGGTGAGCCGACGCGGAGAGAAAGATATTGAACATACCCGCTTCAAACACCTCACCGAGCACCTACGGGCCGGCGATCTGCTGATCTTTAATGACACGCGGGTGGTCCCGGCTCGCCTCGAGGCGTTTAAGGACACCGGTGGGCGCGTGGAGCTTTTCGTGCTTGATGTCGAAGAGCCTTCGGAGCAGGAGCGGTGGACCCGGCCGGCCACCGGCCTGCTGCGCTTGCGCTGCATGACGCGCAGCTCTAAAGCGCTGCGCCCGGGTATGGTGCTGACGGTCACACGTGGCTCCGACACCTGGCCGGTCACGCTGAGTGAGGCCGGCGGTGGCCGCGCGCTGGTCGAGTTGAGCTGGGAAGCCAACGCGCTGGCTTTCCTGGAGCGTTTCGGTCGCATCCCGCTCCCGCCCTACATCGAGCAGCGGCGTCGCGAGGCCGACGATGCCATTGAGGTCGACGATGCCGTGCGTTATCAGACGGTGCTCGCCAGTGAGCCCGGCGCCGTCGCGGCTCCCACCGCCGGATTGCACTTCTCCGAAGAACTGCTGGCGCGTCTGGAAGCCATGGGCGTGGGGCGAGCCACGCTGACGCTGACCGTGGGCGCGGGCACCTTTAAGCCGGTGACCTCTGAGCGCCTGGAGGATCACCCGATGCACGCCGAGGCCTACCGCATCCCGGAGGGGCTTCGCGAACGCATCGCGGCCTGCAAGGCCGCCGGCGGCCGGGTGATTGCCGTGGGCACCACCTCGGCCCGCGCCCTGGAAGCCGAGGCGCGACGCGAGACTCCGCTGAGCCCGGGCTGGCGCGAAACCTCGATCTTCATCCGGCCCGGCGACTCCTTTCAAATGTGCGATGGGTTGATCACCAACTTCCACCTGCCCCGCTCCACCCTCCTGGCCCTGGTTGCCACCTTCGTGGGGTATCCCACGCTGCGACGCATCTATTCGCAGGCGGTCGCCCGCGGCTATCGCTTCTACAGCTACGGCGACAGCTCCCTCTTGCTCTGA
- the tgt gene encoding tRNA guanosine(34) transglycosylase Tgt yields MTTIQNDVRCDTFAFKEVARDGAARAGELTLTHGTVQTPIFMPVGTVGTVKAMRPDELVDEVKAQIILGNTYHLYLRPGLEVIKLHGGLHKMMGWNLPILTDSGGYQVFSLKELRKIREEGVEFQDHISGARHLFTPEKVIEIQETLGSDIMMAFDECPPAGAEERYMQESMARTTRWEKRCLEARTRRDCALFGIGQGGTSERLRRQHLEELGDLPFEGMAIGGLSVGEETQAMYDTVEFTTPMMPDHKPKYLMGVGKPQDLVECIARGVDMFDCVIPTRNARNGHCFTSRGDVVVRNAVHRDDLRPLDPDCDCYTCQNFSRSYLRHLLKSREMLGPQLCTLHNLRYFLRLVGQAREAILEGRFEAFRKRFHQLQAEGGSR; encoded by the coding sequence ATGACCACCATTCAAAACGATGTCCGCTGTGACACCTTCGCATTTAAGGAGGTCGCCCGCGATGGGGCCGCCCGCGCCGGTGAGTTGACCCTGACGCATGGCACCGTCCAGACGCCGATTTTTATGCCGGTGGGCACCGTCGGCACCGTCAAAGCGATGCGGCCCGACGAGCTGGTCGACGAGGTCAAAGCACAGATCATCCTGGGCAACACCTACCACCTCTACCTGCGCCCGGGCCTGGAGGTGATCAAACTCCACGGCGGCCTCCACAAGATGATGGGCTGGAATCTTCCCATCCTCACCGACTCCGGCGGCTACCAGGTATTCAGCCTCAAAGAGCTGCGCAAGATCCGCGAAGAAGGTGTGGAATTTCAGGACCACATCTCGGGAGCCCGTCATCTTTTTACGCCCGAAAAGGTCATTGAAATTCAGGAGACCCTGGGCAGCGACATCATGATGGCTTTTGACGAGTGTCCGCCGGCCGGCGCTGAAGAGCGCTACATGCAGGAAAGCATGGCCCGCACCACCCGCTGGGAGAAGCGCTGCCTGGAGGCCCGCACTCGCCGCGACTGTGCGCTTTTTGGCATCGGCCAGGGGGGCACCAGCGAGCGTTTGCGTCGCCAGCATCTCGAAGAGCTCGGCGACCTCCCCTTTGAAGGCATGGCCATCGGGGGGCTGAGCGTGGGGGAGGAAACTCAGGCGATGTACGACACCGTCGAATTCACCACTCCGATGATGCCCGACCATAAGCCCAAATACCTGATGGGCGTGGGCAAGCCTCAGGATCTCGTCGAGTGCATCGCGCGGGGGGTCGATATGTTTGATTGTGTCATCCCCACCCGCAACGCACGCAACGGGCATTGCTTTACCAGCCGCGGCGATGTCGTGGTGCGCAACGCCGTGCATCGCGACGATCTTCGCCCGCTTGATCCAGACTGCGACTGCTACACCTGTCAGAACTTCTCACGCTCTTACCTGCGGCACCTGCTTAAAAGCCGGGAGATGCTCGGACCGCAGCTGTGTACCCTGCATAACCTGCGCTACTTTTTGCGCCTGGTCGGGCAAGCCCGCGAAGCGATCCTCGAGGGGCGATTTGAAGCCTTCCGAAAACGCTTCCACCAGCTGCAGGCCGAGGGGGGCTCGCGTTGA
- the yajC gene encoding preprotein translocase subunit YajC, producing MQSPHLLILAQAQGQVSPMMNLVFIGVMVLIFWFIVLRPQFNEAKKHREFVGGLKAGDEVVTAGGLFGKVVSIDGAIAQVEVARGTKVRIDRNKLHPVSGSEGEASSDSSKDKKDA from the coding sequence ATGCAAAGCCCCCACCTCTTGATCCTTGCGCAGGCGCAGGGCCAGGTCAGTCCGATGATGAACCTGGTCTTTATCGGCGTCATGGTACTGATTTTCTGGTTTATTGTGCTGCGTCCGCAGTTCAATGAAGCCAAAAAGCACCGCGAATTTGTCGGGGGACTTAAGGCCGGCGACGAAGTCGTGACCGCCGGGGGCCTCTTCGGCAAGGTGGTCAGTATCGACGGCGCAATCGCGCAGGTGGAGGTGGCCCGCGGCACCAAGGTGCGCATCGATCGCAACAAGCTGCATCCGGTCTCGGGCTCCGAAGGCGAAGCATCGAGCGATTCGTCCAAGGATAAAAAGGACGCCTGA
- the secD gene encoding protein translocase subunit SecD encodes MKSSLYRWGLVVVAFLVALYALTPTILDWSDGALDGKPASTDGVASMFLEVDPTTEQITWTNVQPLTLGLDLQGGLLLQYHVYVDRAVQDQLTRMAGGIEERLREVQPDVQVEATHPDGETYIDVTLGQADDRKLFTEEFMSNFPSLTRSDTGSTTLRLQMDPNYIEETKEMAITQAIEKIRLRIDALGVAEPSVTRQGLSDIVIQLPGIREENIERAKDLIGQTAQLRFQMVDDSGTNQFFGQFRGQLPAGFALRSIDGGYFSVTHQDKEALQEFFAGRVADDRAIGYQFHPVYQDREKKVLDEEQSYWKTYLVYREAELTGEYIQDARVAVDQQFNRPYVSLTFFPEGAKIFAETTTEYTGQRFAIMMDDEVNSAPVINEPITGGRAQITLGSMQSYTEVQQEAQNLVIVLRHGALPAPIERQFETIVGPTLGQDSIDSSMRALLVGSILVILFMLIYYRRSGVISTIALTLNLVLIMAGLASLGATLTLPGIAGIILTVGMAVDANVIIYERIREELVVNQKPVRVAVKEGFDKAFSAVLDANITTGIAALVLLQYGTGPIRGFAITLLIGIVSTLFTAVYVTRILFDDWMQRTKSEKLSI; translated from the coding sequence ATGAAGAGCTCACTGTACCGCTGGGGACTTGTTGTCGTGGCCTTTCTGGTCGCGCTCTACGCACTGACCCCCACCATTCTCGACTGGAGCGATGGCGCTCTCGACGGCAAGCCGGCCAGCACCGATGGCGTCGCCTCGATGTTTTTAGAGGTCGACCCGACCACCGAGCAGATCACCTGGACCAACGTCCAGCCGCTGACGCTGGGCCTGGACCTTCAGGGTGGATTGCTGCTGCAGTACCACGTCTACGTCGACCGCGCGGTTCAGGACCAGCTCACGCGGATGGCCGGAGGCATCGAGGAGCGCCTGCGCGAGGTTCAACCCGATGTGCAGGTGGAGGCCACGCACCCGGACGGCGAAACCTACATCGATGTGACGTTGGGACAGGCCGACGACCGCAAGCTCTTCACCGAAGAGTTCATGTCGAACTTCCCCAGCCTCACCCGCAGCGACACCGGTAGCACTACGCTGCGTCTGCAGATGGACCCGAACTACATCGAAGAGACCAAGGAGATGGCCATCACCCAGGCCATCGAAAAGATCCGTCTGCGCATCGACGCCCTCGGCGTGGCCGAGCCCAGCGTGACCCGTCAGGGCCTGAGCGACATCGTCATTCAGCTCCCGGGCATCCGCGAGGAGAACATCGAGCGCGCCAAGGACCTTATCGGTCAGACCGCGCAGCTGCGCTTCCAGATGGTCGACGACAGCGGCACCAACCAGTTCTTCGGCCAGTTCCGCGGCCAGCTGCCCGCCGGTTTCGCCCTGCGCAGCATCGACGGCGGATACTTCTCGGTGACCCACCAGGACAAAGAAGCACTCCAGGAGTTCTTTGCCGGGCGAGTCGCCGATGACCGTGCCATTGGCTACCAGTTCCACCCGGTTTACCAGGACCGTGAGAAGAAGGTCCTCGACGAGGAGCAGTCCTACTGGAAGACCTACCTGGTCTACCGCGAGGCGGAGCTCACCGGGGAGTACATCCAGGACGCGCGCGTGGCGGTCGACCAGCAGTTCAACCGTCCCTACGTCTCGCTGACCTTCTTCCCCGAAGGCGCCAAAATCTTTGCTGAGACGACCACCGAATACACCGGCCAGCGTTTCGCCATCATGATGGACGACGAGGTCAACAGCGCTCCGGTGATCAATGAGCCCATCACCGGTGGCCGCGCCCAGATCACGCTGGGCTCGATGCAGTCCTACACCGAGGTGCAGCAAGAAGCGCAGAACCTGGTCATTGTGCTCCGTCACGGTGCCCTGCCCGCACCGATCGAGCGTCAGTTCGAGACCATCGTCGGCCCCACCCTGGGTCAGGACTCCATCGACAGCTCGATGCGCGCGCTCCTGGTGGGCAGCATCCTGGTCATCCTCTTCATGCTTATCTACTACCGCCGCAGCGGGGTCATCTCGACCATCGCGCTGACCTTGAACCTGGTGCTGATCATGGCTGGCCTGGCCTCGCTGGGCGCCACGCTGACCCTGCCCGGTATCGCCGGTATCATTCTGACGGTCGGTATGGCCGTGGACGCCAACGTCATCATCTACGAGCGCATCCGTGAAGAACTCGTGGTCAACCAAAAGCCGGTACGTGTGGCGGTGAAGGAAGGCTTCGACAAGGCCTTCTCGGCAGTCCTCGATGCGAACATCACCACTGGCATCGCCGCCCTGGTGCTCCTGCAGTACGGCACCGGACCGATCCGCGGGTTCGCCATCACGCTCCTGATCGGGATTGTCTCGACGCTCTTCACTGCGGTCTACGTGACCCGCATCCTCTTCGACGACTGGATGCAGCGCACCAAGAGCGAGAAGCTGAGCATCTAA
- the secF gene encoding protein translocase subunit SecF, producing the protein MKMLQIYPYDAQNDIIGKRKIAGIVSLVLMVASLVLLVTVGPKWGIDFRGGTELIIKVDPSVTDDEVREAAASIGLADATVQRYGSEDEGRFMVQTQEVSVVDEVKVAEIRTELEALGDLDAALWNEEQPDRMDLRFSQLKDIAQIEQAVMAAGLSRVTVEATGQEQEAFYTVRFQDLQNIIREGFASFFGDKFSASGGLERLETVGPRAGEQLRNSGLVSIIVALLAILIYIWFRFDIRYSPGAVGALIHDVTIALGLFVILQIEISLPIIAALLTIVGYSLNDTIVLFDRIREDLDRAGTKPLVQVVNEAMNETLSRTLITSLTTLLAVMMIAIIGTGLIQDFAVALIIGIIIGTYSSVFIASPLMIKMDGYLKERRKAQELIDKANAADGAAQ; encoded by the coding sequence ATGAAGATGTTGCAGATTTACCCTTACGATGCGCAGAACGACATCATCGGCAAACGCAAGATTGCCGGCATCGTCTCCCTGGTGCTCATGGTCGCCAGCCTGGTGCTCTTAGTGACGGTCGGCCCGAAGTGGGGCATCGACTTTCGCGGCGGCACCGAGCTGATCATCAAGGTCGACCCCAGCGTCACCGACGACGAGGTGCGCGAGGCCGCCGCCAGCATCGGCCTGGCCGACGCCACCGTGCAGCGCTACGGCTCCGAGGACGAGGGCCGTTTTATGGTCCAGACTCAGGAAGTTTCGGTGGTCGATGAGGTCAAGGTCGCCGAGATTCGTACCGAGTTGGAGGCGTTGGGCGACCTGGACGCTGCGCTGTGGAACGAAGAACAGCCCGACCGCATGGACCTGCGCTTCAGCCAGCTCAAAGACATCGCCCAGATCGAGCAGGCAGTGATGGCCGCCGGCCTCTCCCGCGTTACCGTGGAGGCCACCGGCCAGGAGCAGGAAGCTTTCTACACCGTGCGCTTCCAGGACCTTCAGAACATCATCCGCGAGGGGTTCGCCTCTTTCTTCGGCGATAAGTTCTCGGCCAGCGGTGGCCTGGAGCGCCTGGAGACGGTCGGTCCGCGCGCCGGTGAGCAGCTGCGTAACAGCGGCCTGGTCTCGATCATCGTGGCTCTGCTGGCGATCCTGATTTACATCTGGTTCCGCTTTGACATCCGCTACTCCCCGGGCGCGGTCGGCGCCCTGATTCACGACGTGACCATCGCGCTGGGGCTCTTCGTCATCCTGCAGATCGAGATCAGCCTGCCGATCATCGCCGCGCTGCTCACGATCGTGGGTTACTCCCTAAACGACACCATCGTTCTCTTTGACCGCATCCGTGAAGACCTCGATCGCGCCGGCACCAAGCCCCTGGTGCAGGTGGTGAACGAGGCGATGAACGAGACGCTGAGCCGCACGCTCATCACCTCGCTGACCACGTTGCTGGCCGTGATGATGATCGCCATCATCGGTACCGGTCTGATTCAGGACTTCGCCGTGGCGCTGATCATCGGCATCATCATCGGGACCTACTCCTCGGTCTTCATCGCGTCGCCGCTGATGATCAAGATGGACGGGTACCTCAAAGAGCGTCGCAAGGCTCAGGAGCTCATCGACAAGGCCAACGCTGCCGATGGTGCCGCCCAGTAA
- the recJ gene encoding single-stranded-DNA-specific exonuclease RecJ, whose product MEQPLPEWVVTRHQDISPGELAHELGVHPLTARILLQRGFGDVEQAARFLNPTLGQMADPFGMKGMEEAVVEVLTAIDRGERIMIHGDYDVDGVCSVALLFQFLRQLGAQVDYYVPQRDQDGYGLNARSVRRFADQGYQLVITTDCGVSNVEEIALARQLGLRVVVVDHHTVPEVLPPANAILNPLQPGCSFEFKQLAAVGVTFCLVVALRSTLRDHGVFAHIPEPDLREYLDLVALGTVADVVPLIDLNRIFVRHGLDVLASRRRAGISALMERARVEQGPVSPQTISFRLAPRLNAAGRMGDASICVELLTTESYGRAISLARELETLNKDRQALERELLEMAVPQAEQQVERGRQMLVVAGEGWHRGVLGIVASRLVERFHRPVAMVGIDDDGIGKGSVRSIEGINVIEVLRFASDLLETFGGHTAAAGLSLRQHNVEALRERLDEGLCRGLEDRLLPRPRLTIDCEVCLGELDERFGSDLRRLGPFGTGNREPVLLCRQSQASHVRVVGNNHLKAKFRDGGNSLDGIGFSMAEDAALLDVPVAVAFVPRFATFRGRTRLEMHLRGLRRADERCPDRILTP is encoded by the coding sequence ATGGAACAGCCCCTTCCCGAATGGGTCGTCACTCGCCACCAGGACATCAGCCCGGGCGAACTGGCGCATGAGCTCGGCGTGCATCCGCTGACCGCACGCATCCTCCTGCAGCGCGGCTTCGGCGATGTGGAGCAGGCGGCACGCTTTCTCAATCCGACCCTTGGCCAGATGGCGGACCCTTTCGGCATGAAAGGGATGGAAGAGGCGGTGGTCGAAGTTCTCACGGCCATCGACCGCGGCGAACGCATCATGATTCACGGCGACTACGACGTCGACGGGGTCTGCAGCGTAGCGCTGCTCTTTCAGTTTTTGCGCCAGCTCGGCGCCCAGGTCGACTACTACGTACCCCAGCGCGACCAGGACGGTTACGGGCTCAACGCTCGCAGCGTGCGCCGCTTCGCCGACCAGGGCTACCAGCTGGTCATCACCACCGATTGCGGGGTCTCCAACGTCGAGGAGATCGCCCTGGCCCGTCAGCTCGGGCTGCGCGTGGTCGTGGTCGACCACCACACCGTGCCCGAGGTGTTGCCACCGGCCAACGCCATCCTCAACCCTCTGCAGCCCGGGTGCTCCTTTGAGTTCAAGCAGCTGGCCGCCGTCGGAGTCACCTTCTGTCTGGTAGTGGCGCTGCGCTCCACTCTGCGCGACCACGGTGTGTTTGCGCATATCCCGGAGCCCGACCTCCGCGAGTATCTGGATCTGGTCGCGCTGGGCACCGTCGCCGACGTCGTGCCCCTGATCGATCTCAACCGCATCTTTGTGCGCCACGGCCTCGACGTGCTTGCCAGCCGCCGCCGCGCCGGGATTTCGGCGTTGATGGAACGCGCCCGTGTCGAACAGGGGCCGGTATCGCCGCAGACGATCAGCTTCCGGCTGGCACCGCGCCTCAACGCCGCCGGACGCATGGGCGATGCCTCCATCTGCGTGGAGCTGCTCACCACCGAGAGTTATGGCCGGGCGATTTCCCTGGCCCGGGAGCTCGAGACCCTCAACAAGGATCGCCAGGCTCTGGAGCGCGAGCTCCTGGAGATGGCCGTGCCCCAGGCTGAACAACAAGTCGAGCGCGGCCGCCAGATGCTGGTCGTGGCCGGCGAAGGCTGGCACCGCGGAGTGCTCGGAATCGTTGCCAGCCGCCTGGTCGAGCGCTTTCACCGTCCGGTCGCGATGGTCGGCATCGACGACGACGGCATAGGCAAAGGTAGCGTGCGCAGCATTGAAGGCATCAACGTGATCGAGGTGCTGCGCTTTGCCTCCGATCTGTTAGAGACCTTCGGCGGCCACACCGCGGCCGCCGGCCTCTCGCTGCGCCAGCACAACGTCGAAGCACTGCGAGAGCGCCTCGACGAGGGCTTATGTCGCGGCCTTGAAGACCGCCTGCTTCCTCGCCCCCGCCTCACCATCGACTGCGAGGTCTGCCTCGGAGAGCTCGATGAGCGCTTCGGCAGTGACCTGCGACGACTGGGGCCCTTTGGCACCGGGAATCGCGAGCCGGTATTGCTCTGCCGCCAGAGCCAGGCCTCTCACGTGCGGGTGGTCGGCAACAACCACCTCAAGGCGAAGTTTCGCGACGGCGGAAATTCCCTCGACGGCATCGGGTTCTCTATGGCAGAGGATGCCGCGCTCTTGGACGTACCGGTGGCGGTGGCCTTCGTGCCACGCTTTGCAACCTTCCGCGGCCGCACGCGCCTGGAGATGCATCTACGAGGTCTGCGCCGTGCCGACGAGCGCTGCCCCGATCGTATTCTGACTCCCTGA